The stretch of DNA TGCCCCTCTCCCTATCAGGTTAGTATCTTATCTTCTTGATAATCTTTGTATTCTATTTACTTGAGAATGTTCTGAGGGGTCCCTGATAAAATGGTGTCGATGCTtatatgtttgtttttttttattcttggaGTTGCTTTGACTGACTTGGTTTAAATGTTGTTGCGTTACTTTTGCTAAGAAGTCTTTTTGGTCTTTTTCATCGATTGAGATTGATGTAGAGTGTTTGGGTATGTGTCTGCTATCTTTGTGGAGCTGTAGTCATTTGAAACcattttttgttgtatttttggTTGCATTCTTATTGTCCCTAATGGTGTTGCTACTATGTGATGATATCATTACTGTTACTATAGGAGTGACACCATTTTGACGCTTTCTGTATGTAGAAGAACTTTGAAACTGCATTGATTGGTTTTATTTGTCTTTGCCCGACCTGTGTTGGATGACGTCCGAGCCCTTTTCGTAACGGCttctttattttgcatttgtaGGTGTAGCCTTTATGTCGCGCTCTGTTATTCTGAATATGTCGACTAAATTTCTCCCTAGCCTCTTAAATTGTGTAGATTCTTCTGTCTTTTCCTGTGTCCccatagttaaaaaaaaatattgtgagGTCTTTTGTAGGCTCCATAGAATATCTGAGAACAAAGAAGATAagagaaattatgaattaaTGGTACCCGATCCCGAggagagagtttgttttcctCCCTTAGATAAGTCGGAACACCCTTTTTTATGCATATGATTGCTTTTTCTCCAAATTAGGCGTTTCACTCTCCTTTACCGACTTTGAGACAAATATTCTTTGGTCTTGTGATGTTGTCCCTTCTCAACTTTATCTGAACTCCTGGgctttcttaaaatttttctaacTTTTATGTCGGGATTTTGAGGTCCGACCTTTTACTAAggtcttcttttatttgttcGTTTTGACTAAACCCGGGTGGTTAAAAGGGAAGGCTTCTTGGTTTTCCTTTCGCGCTGCTcaggtggtggacgaaattgtgattcctttgttattgtattttgtaaaattcattgcttttcaactatgtgtggacacaactctgttcaacttaaccagcaagtgtactgggtcatccaagtaataccttacgtgagtaagggtcgatcccacagagattgttggtatgaagcaagctatggtcaccttgtaaatctcagttaagtggattcatagggtcaaatgtaattggattagataattaaaagataaataaaataaaaaaggatagaaatacttatgtagatcaatagtgggaatttcagataggcgtgtggagatgctagaatcctctcgaatctctactttcctattgctttcatccaatccttcttactcctttccatggcaagctgtatgtagggcatcaccatcatcaatggctacttttaatcctctcgggaaaatggtcctatgcgctgtcactgctactcggaataccacagacaaggttagactttctggattcccaggatcctactcggaataccacagacaaggttagactttcccgatccccatgaatgccgccatctatctagcttataccacgaagattctgttggagaatctaagagatatgcgcccggcctaaagtagaacggaagtggttgtcagtcacgcacgttcataggtgagaatgatgatgagtgtcacggatNNNNNNNNNNNNNNNNNNNNNNNNNNNNNNNNNNNNNNNNNNNNNNNNNNNNNNNNNNNNNNNNNNNNNNNNNNNNNNNNNNNNNNNNNNNNNNNNNNNNNNNNNNNNNNNNNNNNNNNNNNNNNNNNNNNNNNNNNNNNNNNNNNNNNNNNNNNNNNNNNNNNNNNNNNNNNNNNNNNNNactgttgaaaatacataagtgaaaggttcaggcatggccgaatggccagccccctgaatgatcaaaagaacAAATGATTAAAGACTAAAACagtcaaagattaaactgtcaaaagatgtctaatacaatagtaacttatcctatttatactagactagctactagggtttacatgagtaagtaattgatgcataaatccacttctagggcccacttggtgtatgcttgggctgagcttgatctatccacgagctgaggcttttcttggagttgaactccaagttataacgtgttttgggcgttcaactccggatcatgacgtgtttctggcgtttaactccagacagcagcatgtacttggcgttcaacgccaatttacgttgtcaatttccgaataaagtatgaactattatatatttctggaaagctctggatgtctactttccaacgacgttaagagcgcgccatttggagttctgtagctccagaaaatctatttcgagtgcagggaggtcagattccaacagcatcagcagtccttttatcagcctttttcagagttttgctcaagtccctcaatttcagccagaaattacctaaaatcacagaaaaacacacaaactcatagtaaagtccagaaatgtgaatttaacataaaaactaatgaaaacatccctaaaagtagcttgaacttactaaaaactacctaaaaacaatgccaaaaagcgtataaattatccgctcatcattaggGTAGGaaagttttttccatttttgatAAACATTTTCATGATATCAAGaactatttctttaaaattcgAGCCGTGGAGGGTGCCCGACCTTTCTTTTTATATGAGAATGATGAACCTTCCTTTCCCTTGTACTGGCAAAAAGAACCTGTGATAGCCAAGTATAGTGTAGGTAATCTAGAGAAAATTGAAAAGTGTTTTGTGAATGTGTTGCAAGAGTGTTGAGGCCAGGCTCCTCACTTGGATACAAAAAGATTCTTAGGGAACCCCAGTTTGCTTATATCCAAGCTAGGTAGCTTTCCAACCTTTAGCTTTAGTGAGTCATTGCCTATGATTCGTTTTACTAAGACgccttttgtttcttttttgtaTAAACTATGGCTCCCAAGACTACGGCTATAAAAGAATTGTGCCAGACCCAGAAGACAGTCGTGGCCAGAGGTCTTCAAGATAAGGAGGCCGGGGGTACTTCCACTCGCCCTTCACCTAATAAGGTGGACTCGGGTGCTTCATCTCAAAGGAAAATCATCCCTACTCTTTTTGTTCAAATTATCACTCCTAAATCTCCTTCTGATAGCACGAAAATCCCCTCTTCTCCTTTGTCTTCAGAGCCTCCTCCTAAAAAACAGAAAGTTGCTGAAGGTGGGGGCATTTACGACAAAGATTTTGACAGGCTTTCCTGAAGTGAGAGAAACATTCTTTCTCACAGCCGTATCATCATGGATGATGTGGCTATCCAGAATCACCTCTAGTTTATGGCTTGGAATGGGATCCAAATAGTGAGAATATGTACGGCTTTGTCTCAGTTTTACCCAAAGTTCCCTTGAGGCTGTCCGATCTGAGGTAGAGCAGCTCAAGGAAATAAAGAAGGAGCTGTAGGAGGAGAGGGTCGGGCTAAAGTCCGATCTAGAAAAAGCTTAGGCCCGAATTAAGACGTCGGGAGTGTGAAAAAGAGGGCGGAGGAGAGTTATATCCGGGTTTACGGGAAAAGGCTTGACCTCTAGGAGGAGTTAAAAAATGCTTGAGAAGAATATGTCTCTCTTCAGGAGTTTGTGGTTGAGGGCATGGACAAAATATTCGAGAATCTGAAAGCTCAAGTCCAAGTCCTGGCTCCCAGGGTCGATCTTTCCTTATTTGGTCAAGACAACATAGTGGTTGATGGGAAGATCGTTTCAACcctagaagatgaggaggaagtCCCTCTACCCGACCCAAAGACTATAGGACCAGCTTTTGCAACTTCCGAGATCCAGCCTGAGGTCATTAACATTAAGACTTCTCCTTCGTCTTTCGCTGCTATCCCTACTATGCCGGTTTCTGTGCACCCTTCGACCCCTCTTACCCAGGGTAAAGATGCCAGCACCGGTGAAGACCTCAATCCTCTATTTGGCACTACTTCTTAATTTCCATAGTTTTTTATAAGTTTTGGAAGGGCCTGACTTATGGGtctttgaataatttattttgtaatagctATTAGCTTTTTGAATACTTTATTTATGAGTTTCCTTTTGGAGTTTTGACTTCGTGTAACCGGACTTTGTTAAGTTATTTCTACACTTCATTTTTATTCCCCCTTATGATAAAGGTCAATTTTCACGAGTTgtttattgatgagcggataatttgtacgctttttggcattgtttttagtatgtttctagtaggatttagttagtttttagtatatttttattagtttttagttaaaattcacttttctagactttactatgagtttgtgtgtttttctgtgatttcaggtattttctggctgaaattgagggacctgagcaaaaatctgattcagagactgaaaaggactacagaagctgttggattctgacctccctgcactcgaagtggattttctggagctacagaagctcaattggtgcgctctcaatggcattggaaagtagacatcctgggctttccagcaatatatgatagtccatactttgcctaagatttgatggcccaaaccggcgttcaaagtcaccatcagaattcccagcgttaaacgtcggaactggcacaaggatgggagttaaacgcccaaactggcaccaaagctggcgtttaactccaagagaagtctctNNNNNNNNNNNNNNNNNNNNNNNNNNNNNNNNNNNNNNNNNNNNNNNNNNNNNNNNNNNNNNNNNNNNNNNNNNNNNNccggaagtggatttttatgtcatttactcatctttgtaaaccctaggctactagttctctataagtaggaccttttactattgtattttcatctttggatctttggaatcttttgatcacattttgggggctggcctcacgacCATGCCTAgatcttgttcttatgtattttcaacggtggagtttctacacaccatagattaaggtgtagagctctgctgtacctcgagtattaatgcaattactattgttcttctattcagttccacttgttcttgttctaagatatcacttgttcttcaacttgatgaatgtgatgatccgtgacactcatcatcattctcacctatgaacgtgtgcctgacaaccacctccgttctcccttcagcttgccatggaaaggagtaagaaggattggatgaagacagtaagaaagcagagagacggaagggaccaagcatcttcatacgcttatctgaaattcccaccaatgaattacataagtatctctatctttatctttatgttttattcattattcataaccatttgagtttgcctgactaagatttacaaggtgaccatagcttgcttcataccaacaatctctgtgggatcgacccttactcgcgtaaggtttattacttggacgacccagtacacttgctggttagttgtgtgaagttgtagtgatcacaatttcgtccaccatttaTATAATTTCTTACATTAATTTGttcctcgtcgctttatcttacCGACCACTTAAGTCGGGCAACGATTTTTGCGATTTGTCGAGCTTAAATTAATGCATTTTTAATAGGAAACCTTTGAAGAAAAGATAGTAATTTTCATTGATAAATGAAAAATTCCTTTATATGAAGTTTGCTACCAATGGTATTACTCTCAGCCCTTGCTgtggtgcctcgttaaaacctcattaaaaaaaaaccttttttaggaaaaaaagaTTACACCAAGGAACAAGGTGCGCTACTTAGCTGTAGTACTTTCTTAGGTTACATGCGTGCCAGGACCTCGAGAGCTCCCGCAGAAAGAGGTCAGACACTTTGTAATAACTTTTACCTAAGACCTCGACTATCTTGTAAGGTCTCTCCCAGTTTGCAGCTAGCTTCCCTTCACCTGACTGCTGCACTCTGATGtcgtttcggattaggatgaggtcgttaGCGGAAAAGTTTCATTTGATcaccttttgattataccttAAGGCCATACTTAGCTTTAGCTTCCTCTTTAATTCAAGTTCTTTCTTAGACTTTTAGAGGGAGATTGAGCTCTTCCTTTTGTGTTCAGGTATTGGCCCCTTCATTATAAAATATAACTCTAGGTGATTTTTCAGTGATTTTTGTGGAAATCATAGCTTTCATTCCGTAGGCAAGTAAAAAAGTGACTCTCTTATTGTAGAATGCAGGATTGTCCGATATGTTCATAAGACTTGAGGGAGCTCATTTACCCATGCCGCCTTTGCTTCTTGCAATTGGCGTTTGAACTCGGCTAGTATGACCTTATTTGCAACTTCAACTTGTCTATTGCCCTGAGGGTGTTCTACCAATGTGAACTGGTGCTTTATCTTGAGATCGGCCACTAGATTCCTGAAGGTCAAGTCAGTGAATTGAATCCCATTATTcgtggtgatggagtggggAACTCCAAACCTTGTGAAAATGTTCTTGTAaaggaatttttgacttctttgggCAGTAATAGTTGCTAATGGTTCTGTCTCGATCCACTTAGTGAAATAGTCAATCCCCATTATGAAATATTTAACTTGTCCTGGAGCTTGAGAAAATTGTCTGAGTAGATCGAGActccattttgcaaatggccatgTTGAGATAACGCTAATGAGCTCTTCAGGAGGCGCAACatggaagttggcatgtttctgacaagGTGGACACTTCTCAACAAACTCAGCCGCTTCTTTTTGTAAGGATGGCAAAAGGAAACCAGCTTGCATTACCTTATTGGCTAGTGACTGGACTCCCAAATGATTCCCACATATGCCATTATGTATATCCTctaagacttcctttgtgttggaagcTGGGACGAACTTTAAGAgaggtgttgatatccctcttttgtatagaaaATTATGGACCAGTATGTAATTATATGCCTCTTTTATGAGTCTTCGGGCCTTCTTTTCATTCTCAGAGAGGACATCAAATTTGAGATAGTTGCCTataggggtcatccatcctaaatttttattagatatGGTCATTACCTTTGagttttcatcttcttttgaTATTGATGGTGTTTGTAGGGTCTCCTAAATAAGGCTTCTACTGTTGCTCTCTAGCTTAGTGCTGGCTAGTTTGGAGACGGCATCAGCTTGGGTATTGGATTCCCGAGTTATATGTCGGACCTCTCCTTCCGAGAATTGTGTGAGTTGTTTTCGCACTTTATCTAAGTATATTTTCATGTTGGGGTCTTTGGTTTGGTAGGTTCCTGGTGGGTTCATACGCAAAACCCCACACCTTTTCGTACAATAGCCAgtaccagtaagtgcactgagtcgtccaaataatacctgagtaagtcagggtcgatcccatgaggattatggcttgaagcaagcttttggttgtcttgcaggtcttagtcaggtggAATCAGAAGGTTGTTGATTGTATGTTAAACTTTATATTTGTAAAACAATTGTTTCAGGGAATGGAATAGAGTTGATAGGATTAGAGTTGAGAGTcagagttgctttgtctttctgaagtAACTTTGGTACTACcatcttctttgcttgtgaatgatcttcttcaatggcaggctgtatgtgattgacACTGGTTTGAGCAGCTGCCAatactcctccagatctgaaccccaggtCTAGTGcggatccattctgattgagggtgaagctcgtactggttctagcctataccacagagaccctaatctacCCGAAAATCGGCTGAACTGATGTTtcaagaagtccccaacgaagtcacGAATTAGCTGCCTGAGAGACATAATTTCAAGCTggtggttcatcattgtccgaTGAAAGACATACtttgaacccatgtagaatgtgaTAACCTTATGCCATTTCAACGCATTCATAGTGATGAAGAACGAATATACATCTTTGAGTTAATCAAACACGGatcaaagaagaaataatagtacttttattaattcataggactcagcagggctcctcccctcaacctaggagatTTAGAAACTCATATTGAGGTAGAAGACAATGTAAAACGAAAATAGGGTTGAAGATAATCCGAATTACATAAACATAAGCCCTTTaatactaaacagatgactagtaagagcaaaacagtctatttagtgctaaaatccacttctggagcccacttggtgagtgtttgggctgagctttgacgAGATCCACATGCATTGAGGTCTCTTGGGCATGGAATGCCAGCTTGGGGGTCCTCTCTATGCCTTTGGACATTGGGCTCTGCTCTTTGGGTGCTGGACACCTGGAACAAGaaaggaagctggcgttggacgccagttttgggccttttaATTcaaagcaaagtatgaactattatatatttctggaaagctatgaaagttagctttccatagccattgagagcactccatttggacttctgtagctccaaaaaagaTCTTCCGAATGCCGGCAGGTCAGATTTGAaaagcatctgcagtgctttctctgtctctgaatcagacttctgctccaaCTCCCCAATTTCAGCCTAAAAATACGtgaaattgtacaaaaatacaaaaactcatagtagaatctaaaaatgtgattttaacactaaaacatataaaaacttaataaaaactaaataaaaactactaaaaactatatgaaaatgatgtcaaaaaccATATAAAATACCCGCTCATCAGTTCCCTTAATTTGTGAAGTTATTACTTGAGAATCGTTGAACACTATTAACTTTTCTACACCCACTTTTTTAGCCAGCTTCAGGGTAGCCACTAAGGTTTCATACTCTGCCTGGTTATTAGAAGCAGGAAACTCGAATTTCCTCATGAAAGTTTTATTCGAGTTCCTTGTTCACTTTCCAGGATGCCCTTGCCTGTTACCAGCATTGTTGGATGACCTATCTACATATAGGCTCCATGTGGTCGGATCTTCCAACTTTCAGTGTATTTAACGATGAAGTCGCCGAAGTATTGGGACTTAATTGCGGTCCGAGCTTCATATCTTAAATCGAACTCAGACAATTCAATAGCCCATTGTAGCATCCGTCCTGCGAGGTCCGTCTTTTGTAGAATATGATTCATTAGTTAATTAGTACGAAATTTTATGGTATGAGTTTGGAAATAAGATCGGAGTCTTTGAGAGGCGATAAAAAGGGCATACacaaacttttctatcttttgatagttcaatTCTATCCCTTGTAGGACTTCGCTGACAAAGTAGATAGGTTGTTGTCCATC from Arachis duranensis cultivar V14167 chromosome 4, aradu.V14167.gnm2.J7QH, whole genome shotgun sequence encodes:
- the LOC107484944 gene encoding uncharacterized protein LOC107484944, translated to MRKFEFPASNNQAEYETLVATLKLAKKVGVEKLIVFNDSQVITSQIKGTDERAEIGELEQKSDSETEKALQMLFKSDLPVITFYMGSKYVFHRTMMNHQLEIMSLRQLIRDFVGDFLKHQFSRFSGWMTPIGNYLKFDVLSENEKKARRLIKEAYNYILVHNFLYKRGISTPLLKFVPASNTKEVLEDIHNGICGNHLGVQSLANKVMQAGFLLPSLQKEAAEFVEKCPPCQKHANFHVAPPEELISVISTWPFAKWSLDLLRQFSQAPGQVKYFIMGIDYFTKWIETEPLATITAQRSQKFLYKNIFTRFGVPHSITTNNGIQFTDLTFRNLVADLKIKHQFTLVEHPQGNRQVEVANKVILAEFKRQLQEAKAAWVNELPQVL